Sequence from the Clostridium saccharobutylicum DSM 13864 genome:
GCTAGCGAACAAACAAATTATGCATTTGAATTAATGATGAAAAATTTAATGGATTCAAAACAAAAAAGTAACAAAAATGTAGCGGTTACCGATAATACTAAAGAGACTGGCAATGATTCTGCTGCAACAGTAAGTACTTATAAAAATAGTGCAAGTAAAAGTGGATTTATAGATACTATAAATGCTCAAAATAATAATGTGGCAAAAGTGGTACAACAATGTCCAACAGGACAAAACTTAGAGAAGTTACCTATGGTTTTAACTAATGGATATGTTATTCCTAATAAGGCGGCTTCGAAGTCTGTGTCTGTATCATCAAGTACAGGTAGTACTGATATGCAAAAAATACGTAATGTTGTAAGCGCAGCGTCTAAAAAATATGGTGTTGATGAAAACTTAATATTAGCTATAATTAAGCAAGAATCAGACTTTAATCCTAAGGATACGTCTGGTTGTGGAGCTGCTGGACTTATGCAAATTATGCCAGAAAACTTTTCGCATACTGGAATTACAGATGCATATGATATAAATCAAAATGTTAATGGCGGAACTAAATTATTTAAGGAATATTTAGATCAATATAATGGAAATACTGAGATGGCTCTTATGGCATATAATGGTGGACCTGGAACCATGCAAAGAAGAGGAGTTTCATCTAAGGATGATTTATATAAAATGCCAAAGGAAACTCAAAATTATGTATCAAAAGTAATGGGATATTATAATAACGGAATATAGGCCAACAATTTGATGTTTAGAATTATGTTATAGTAAACCGAAGAAAAGGTGGCTATTTTATTGGATTGCTATATAATTTGGCTGTGGATTTCTAATAGTAGAAGTTGTTCCATTTCTGCATGTTCATTAAGGAAACTAAGGACAAGCAGAAACGGAACAACTTTTTTATTCTTTAAGAGATTATAAGGCAGTCAAATCTTTGAATAATTTTTAAAAGTGGTAGAAAAACATAGTCGGAGAAGCAGATTTTCTTATTGATTGGGCTTTATAGAATAAATGTGTTTACTTTACCATGCATTATCAGATACTATATTTGTATAGAGAGGTATTAATAATTATATAGGGTTATACACAATGATAATATACCTTATATGAATTTAAATTATATATTATTAGAAATTATCATATATAAATAGGTTTTAAATGTATAAGCTTAAAATAATAAAAAGATGTATACATCATGTAAATTTTATGAATAGTAGTGATTTTTAAAGTTAATAAGTTTTAATATTAATGAGAAACTTTATATAGATGATATAATTAGAATAAATATACACTATAAAAGCTTAAGAAGAGGAGTGCAGCATATGGAAAGATTAGATAAAATAATCTCTAATTTAGGTTATGGAAGTAGAAAAGATGTTAAATCATTTGTGAAAAAAGGATTAATAGAAGTTGATGGGGTGATTGCTAAAGATAATGGAATGGCTGTTGATCCAGAGAAATCAAGCATAAAAATTAATGGGGAAGAAATACTATATAGAAAATACATATATTTAATGATGAATAAACCAGCTGGAGTTATATCAGCAACTCATGATAATAGAGATGAAACTGTAGTTGATTTATTGGAAATTGATCACCAAGCATTTGAGCCATTTCCAGTTGGCAGATTAGATAAAGATACTGTAGGATTGCTATTATTGACCAATGATGGTGAACTTAATCACAGATTAATATCACCTAAGTGGCATGTTGATAAGGTTTATTATGCTAAAATCGATAAGAAAGTTGACGAAAAAGATGTAATAGCATTTAAAAATGGAGTTGCATTAGATGATGGATACAAATGTTTAGAAGCAAAACTTGAAATTCTATCTAGTAGTGATGATGAGTCAGAAGTTAAGATTACAATACAAGAAGGAAAGTTCCATCAAGTAAAGAGAATGTTTGAAGCGGTAAATAAGAAAGTTACATATCTCAAAAGAGAGGAATTTGGAGGTCTTTTATTAGATACTGAATTAGAAGAAGGCGAATATAGAGAATTAACTGACGATGAATTAAGCCTTTTAAAGAGTTATTAACGAATATTAAATTATAATGCAATAAAAACATTCATTTTTGATAAAAAAAATAAGAATTTTTAATAAATCCCTTGCATTATCCATAAGAATATCCTATAATATTCTTGCAAGGATAAATAAAAGGAATATATAGCCCCCTTTTTATTTATTGCTTATTGCTTATTGCTAAAGCGCAACCTAGCCCCAAGGGTTGCGTTTTTTTTTATTGCTTGATATGAAAAAGTTTACTTTGCGTTTAAATTTAAGAATATAAGTATAAATGCACAAATTATAATTGGTAAAGCGAAAAAGTTAATGAATATTAAAGAATACATAAATACTGAATCAAATATTTCATAAAAATTATATTATGAAATATTTGATTCAGTATTTACTTTTTTTTAAGATTTTTGAATTAATTCCACATATAGAAAATGAAGTTGTTAACTTGAATTTTATTGTAAAAAATAGTAAAGGATATTTATATATGAACTAAAAAGCAATAAATGATAAAATATTTGTTTGTATAGTATTTTATAGACAATTAATGAAAAGAATATGTAATATTTATCAAGCAATTAGTTTGATATTTTAAGGTGAGTGATACTTTAAATATTATTACATATGGTATAATGTTTAAGGATTGGCAAAGGAGGATAAGTACATGGATTTAAAATCATTACTTAATAAAGAACAATATGAAGGAGCAACTACAGTTGATGGTCAAGTATTAATTTTAGCGGGAGCGGGATCTGGTAAAACTAGAGTCTTAACTCATAGAATGGCGTACATGATTGAAGACTTAGGTATTGCACCATACAAAATATTAGCTATAACTTTTACCAATAAAGCAGCCAAGGAAATGAAAGACAGAGTTAAGGCGCTTATCGGTGAAAAAGCTGAAAATATGTGGATTTCTACTTTCCATTCAACTTGTGTAAGAATTTTAAGAAGAGAAATAGACAAAATAGGATATAAAAGCAATTTTACAATATATGATACATCGGATCAAAAAACTTTAGTGAAGGAATGCATGAAATCTATTAGCATTAATGAAAAAGATATAACAGAGCAAGAAATAATGGGTAAAATAAGTAAAGCTAAAGATAGAATGCAAACTGCTAGAAGTTTTAAGCTAGAAAATGAGAGTAATTTTAGAGAAAATAAAATCGCAGATGTATATGAAATGTATCAAAAAAGGCTTAAAGAAAACAATGCCTTAGATTTTGATGATTTGATATTTAAAACAGTTGAACTCTTTAAAAGTAATCCAGAAGTTTTAGAATTTTATCAAAACAAATTTCAATATATTATGGTTGATGAGTATCAAGATACAAATGCTGTTCAATATGAATTAGTTAGATTACTTGCAGATAGATATAAGAATATTTGTGTTGTAGGAGATGATGATCAATGTATCTATCAATGGAGAGGTGCGGATATTCAAAATATTCTTGATTTTGAAAAAGACTATCCAGGTGCTAAGGTAATAAAACTTGAACAGAATTATAGATCTAAAGCAAATATATTAAATGCAGCTAATGTTGTAATTGTTAATAATGCAAATAGAAAGAGCAAAGTATTAAGAACGGAACAAGAAGAAGGAAGTAAAATTAAGATATATAGAGCGTATTCGGATGGTGATGAAGGAGATTTTGTTGGAAAGCAAATTGTCGATATAAAAAAAGAGCAAGAAAAGCATTATAGTGATTTTGCTGTATTATATAGAACAAATGCTCAATCAAGAATCTTTGAAGAGAGTTTTAGAAGAAAGGGTATTCCATATAAAATTGTAGGGGGTACAAGATTCTATGATAGAAAAGAAATAAAAGATATATTAGCATACTTAAAAGTCATTGTTAATCTACAAGATGATGTTAGTATCAGAAGAATTATAAACGTTCCTAAGAGAAGCATTGGTGATGCAACTGTTAACAAAATTCAAGAATTCGCTACAGATTTTGAGCTGAATATGTGGGATGCTTTATCAGAGGTTAGATCTATTTCTACATTAACACCTAGAAATGTTTCTAGTATTGAGCCTTTTGTTCAATTGATGGATAATTTTATGGTACTTAGTGAAACAGTACCCGTATCAGTTTTAATTGAAACTATTTTAGAAGATACTGGTTATATGGAAGTGTTAAAAAAGTCCAATGAAATCGAAGATAAGAGCAGAATTGAAAATTTAAAAGAATTAGTATCAGATGCTGTTGATTTTGAAAAGAGTAGCGAAGATAAATCTTTAGCTGCATATTTAGAAAAAGTATCTTTAGTTCAGGATACTGATAAGATTGAAGAAGAGGATGATATGGTAGTTCTAATGACTGTTCACAGTGCAAAAGGGTTAGAATTTCCAGTAGTATTCATGGTTGGTATGGAAAATGGAATTTTCCCAGGAACTGCATCATTTGAAAAAGAATCTGAAATGGAAGAATCAAGAAGACTATGCTACGTTGGTATAACAAGAGCAAAAGAAACACTATTTATGACATCAGCTGAAGTTAGAAGGGTTTTTGGTAAAACAGTTGCATATCCACAATCGGATTTTATTAATGAAATAAAACCATCATTAAAGGAATATGTTGCTAATGATAAGGCAAATATTAAGAGTAGAGAAGGCTTTGCTCAAAAAAGTTCGTATAATAATCCGCATAGTCTAAGAAATAATCTTAGGGGAAATGCTACAGTTGCAAGTAGTGGATTAAATTTAAGCAGAGGAAGTTTTAATGTAGGAAGTGGTATAGCGCATTCGTCTACATTAAATTCTAGCAGTGACGGATATCTAAGTACTAATGAAGCAACTTTGGGACGAAAAGTTATACATGAAAAGTTTGGAACAGGAACTATCGTGTCAATACAAGATTCTGGTAATGATAAAAAACTTACTATTGCTTTTGATAAGCAAGGTGTAAAAATATTGCTATTATCATTTGCTAAACTTAAGATGGTATAAAATTTAATAAGGAGATAATGGTGTGGATAAAATTGAAAGAATAAAAGAGCTTGTGGAAAGATTAAATAGGTATTCATATGAATATTATTCTTTAGATAATCCATCTGTAACAGATGCGGAGTATGATAAAGAATATTATGAACTTCAAGATTTAGAAAAAGAAGCAGGATATGTTCTTCCATATTCACCAACTCTTAGGGTTGGTGATGTAGTTTTAGATGGATTCACAAAGTATACTCATAAAGCAAGGCTTTGGAGTTTAGATAAAGCACAAACTTTACAAGAAATTATTGATTGGCATAACAGAAATGTAAAGTTTGTTGAAGAAATGAGAAGCAAGGGAGAAGACATTCCTGACTTAAAGTATGTTTTAACTAAGAAGTTTGATGGTTTAACAATAAACTTAACATATAATGAAGAAGGTATACTTGAAATAGCAGCAACACGTGGAACTGGTGCAATTGGAGAGGAAGTAACAGCACAAGTGAAAACAATAAAATCCATTCCTCTTAAAATTGATAGTCATGATATTCTTGAAGTGCATGGTGAAGCTGTAATGACTCAAGAAGCTTTTGAAAAATATAATGAAACTGCTCAAACACCATTGAAGAATCTAAGAAATGGAGCAGCAGGTGCTTTAAGAAATCTTAATGTAAAAGAAACAGCAAGAAGAAATTTATCAGCCTTTTTTTATGATGTAGGTTATAAAGAAGGAAGTCAATTTAAAAATTATATTGAAATGATGGCGTTTATAAAAGAAAAAGGCCTTCCAGTTGATGATTATATTAAAGTATGTACATCAATAGATGAAATACAGAATGAAATAAATTATATAAGAGATATAAGATTTGATTTAAATTATGATATAGATGGATTGGTAATTGCTATTGATGATATAAGAACAAGAGAATTACTTGGATATACTGTTAAATTTCCCAAATGGGCAATTGCCTATAAATTTGAGGCTCAAGAAACAACTACTAAGCTTTTAGATGTTGAATGGAACGTAGGTAGAAGTGGAAGAGTTGGACCAACAGCAATTTTAGAACCAGTGGAACTTGCAGGAGTTACTGTTAAAAGAGCAACATTAAATAATATGGATGATATCAAAAGAAAAGGTGTTAGAATAGGTGCAGATGTTTTCGTTAGAAGAAGCAATGATGTTATACCTGAAATAATGGGTGTTGTACAAGAAACGTTAGAAGGCACTGAGGAAATTACACCACCTACAGTTTGCCCATCCTGCGGAAGTAAAATTGTTTTAGAAGGAGCTCATTACTTTTGTGATAATACTTTATCTTGTAAACCACAAATGGTTAAAAGTATTGTTCACTATGCTTGCAGAGAAGCTATGAATATAGCGGGATTCTCAGAGAAAACAGCAGAACAATTATTTGAAAAGTTAAATATTAAATCTATTTCTGATTTATATAAACTAAAAGAAGAGGAATTAGTTGGCTTAGAGAAGTTTGGACCTAAAAAAGCACAAAATCTTTTAGAATCTATTGAAAAAAGTAAGGATTGTGAATTACATGCATTTGTATATGCACTTGGAATTCCTAATGTGGGAGTAAAAACAGCTAAGGATTTAGTAAATAGATTTAAATCTTTAGAAGGGTT
This genomic interval carries:
- a CDS encoding lytic transglycosylase domain-containing protein, whose translation is MAIDGLGQLSSEQMMAMSMMGNGQVTNDSSSTSDASEQTNYAFELMMKNLMDSKQKSNKNVAVTDNTKETGNDSAATVSTYKNSASKSGFIDTINAQNNNVAKVVQQCPTGQNLEKLPMVLTNGYVIPNKAASKSVSVSSSTGSTDMQKIRNVVSAASKKYGVDENLILAIIKQESDFNPKDTSGCGAAGLMQIMPENFSHTGITDAYDINQNVNGGTKLFKEYLDQYNGNTEMALMAYNGGPGTMQRRGVSSKDDLYKMPKETQNYVSKVMGYYNNGI
- a CDS encoding pseudouridine synthase — protein: MERLDKIISNLGYGSRKDVKSFVKKGLIEVDGVIAKDNGMAVDPEKSSIKINGEEILYRKYIYLMMNKPAGVISATHDNRDETVVDLLEIDHQAFEPFPVGRLDKDTVGLLLLTNDGELNHRLISPKWHVDKVYYAKIDKKVDEKDVIAFKNGVALDDGYKCLEAKLEILSSSDDESEVKITIQEGKFHQVKRMFEAVNKKVTYLKREEFGGLLLDTELEEGEYRELTDDELSLLKSY
- the pcrA gene encoding DNA helicase PcrA, translating into MDLKSLLNKEQYEGATTVDGQVLILAGAGSGKTRVLTHRMAYMIEDLGIAPYKILAITFTNKAAKEMKDRVKALIGEKAENMWISTFHSTCVRILRREIDKIGYKSNFTIYDTSDQKTLVKECMKSISINEKDITEQEIMGKISKAKDRMQTARSFKLENESNFRENKIADVYEMYQKRLKENNALDFDDLIFKTVELFKSNPEVLEFYQNKFQYIMVDEYQDTNAVQYELVRLLADRYKNICVVGDDDQCIYQWRGADIQNILDFEKDYPGAKVIKLEQNYRSKANILNAANVVIVNNANRKSKVLRTEQEEGSKIKIYRAYSDGDEGDFVGKQIVDIKKEQEKHYSDFAVLYRTNAQSRIFEESFRRKGIPYKIVGGTRFYDRKEIKDILAYLKVIVNLQDDVSIRRIINVPKRSIGDATVNKIQEFATDFELNMWDALSEVRSISTLTPRNVSSIEPFVQLMDNFMVLSETVPVSVLIETILEDTGYMEVLKKSNEIEDKSRIENLKELVSDAVDFEKSSEDKSLAAYLEKVSLVQDTDKIEEEDDMVVLMTVHSAKGLEFPVVFMVGMENGIFPGTASFEKESEMEESRRLCYVGITRAKETLFMTSAEVRRVFGKTVAYPQSDFINEIKPSLKEYVANDKANIKSREGFAQKSSYNNPHSLRNNLRGNATVASSGLNLSRGSFNVGSGIAHSSTLNSSSDGYLSTNEATLGRKVIHEKFGTGTIVSIQDSGNDKKLTIAFDKQGVKILLLSFAKLKMV
- the ligA gene encoding NAD-dependent DNA ligase LigA, with the translated sequence MDKIERIKELVERLNRYSYEYYSLDNPSVTDAEYDKEYYELQDLEKEAGYVLPYSPTLRVGDVVLDGFTKYTHKARLWSLDKAQTLQEIIDWHNRNVKFVEEMRSKGEDIPDLKYVLTKKFDGLTINLTYNEEGILEIAATRGTGAIGEEVTAQVKTIKSIPLKIDSHDILEVHGEAVMTQEAFEKYNETAQTPLKNLRNGAAGALRNLNVKETARRNLSAFFYDVGYKEGSQFKNYIEMMAFIKEKGLPVDDYIKVCTSIDEIQNEINYIRDIRFDLNYDIDGLVIAIDDIRTRELLGYTVKFPKWAIAYKFEAQETTTKLLDVEWNVGRSGRVGPTAILEPVELAGVTVKRATLNNMDDIKRKGVRIGADVFVRRSNDVIPEIMGVVQETLEGTEEITPPTVCPSCGSKIVLEGAHYFCDNTLSCKPQMVKSIVHYACREAMNIAGFSEKTAEQLFEKLNIKSISDLYKLKEEELVGLEKFGPKKAQNLLESIEKSKDCELHAFVYALGIPNVGVKTAKDLVNRFKSLEGLKNATFEELVGVQDVGDVVAQDVMAFFKEEKVIATIDELLDLGVSPKFTEKEVVESPFEGKTVVATGSLKNYSRTEIKEKLESLGAKVSGSVSKKTDYVIAGEAAGSKLTKAQELGVKVLSEEEFEEILRG